A region of the Sodalis ligni genome:
TTATCGTTTGCGTAGATACATCCGGTTCCATGGGCGGCATTAACGAGGAATATGCAAAGGCATTTTGCCTGGCATTAATGCGCATTGCCCTGACGGATGACCGCCGTTGTTATGTCACTCTTTTTTCGACCGGAATGGTGAGCTATGAGCTCACGGCGCCGTCGGGACTGGAACAGGCAATTCGTTTTCTCGGACAAAGCTTCCGGGGAGGGACCGATCTCGTCGCCTGCCTGAGCGCGCTGGCGGATAAATTGGATACTCCACCCTGGAGGGACGCGGATGCGGTGGTGATTTCCGACTTTATTGCGCAGCGGTTGCCAGATGAACTGATTACCCGCATCAGGCATCAGCAGCAGCGGCAAACGCAGCGTTTTCATGCTGTCGCCCTGTCAGCGATGGGAAAACCGGGTATTCTGAAGATATTTGATCATATCTGGCGGTTCGATACCGGTTTAAGAAGCCGGTTGATGCGTTTCTTGCGCCGCAGAAACTAAGCAATGCCTGGCGATATGCCGCGATGACGCGGACCGTTCATCGGCTATACAGAGGAAACCATGTCGGACCTATACCAGATAGATGACCTTGACCGCGCTATTTTAAAGGCATTAATGGCCAATGCCCGTACCGCTTATGCCGAACTGGCCAAGCAGCTTGCGGTCAGTGCCGGTACTATCCATGTGCGGGTGGAAAAGATGAAGCAGGCGGGCATTATCACCGGCGCCCGGGTGGATGTCAGCGCCAGGCATCTGGGCTACGACGTGTGCTGCTTTATCGGCATTATTTTAAAAAGCGCCAAGGACTATCCTTCGGCGCTCAAGAAACTCGAGGATCTGGAGGAAGTGGTGGAAGCCTATTACACCACCGGCCACTACAGTATCTTTATCAAAGTCATGTGCCGCTCCATCGATGCCCTGCAACAGGTACTTATCAACAAGATCCAGACCATTGATGAAATTCAGTCAACAGAGACGTTGATCTCGCTGCAGAACCCCATCAGCCGTACCATTGTGCCTTAAAGGTTATTTCTTATACCCCTATTATCCACAGGTAGATCCCAGGCCGTACACAGCGTACAATATCGGCTCATTTATCAGGTTGGAATAATATGGCCGATGTAACGTTAATCTCCGGCAGTACCCTGGGTAGCGCCGAATACGTGGCCGAGCATATCGCCGGTCTGTTGGAGCAGCAGGGATTCACCACCGAGATTTTGCACGGTCCCGAATGGGAAGAGCTGAGTCCGCAGGGGCTTTGGCTGATTATCACCTCCACCCATGGCGCCGGAGAGTTGCCCGACAACCTGCAGCCTTTATTTGAACAAATGGCCGCCGATCGCCCCTCGCTTTCTGGTGTGAAATATGGCGGTATAGGGAGTGGGAGCAGGGAATACGATACCCCTTGCGGCGCCATCGAAGAGGGTGATCGTCAAATGATAGCATTAGGCGCGGCACGGATCGGTGAGATATTGAAGATCGATATCACTCAGCATG
Encoded here:
- the asnC gene encoding transcriptional regulator AsnC, whose amino-acid sequence is MSDLYQIDDLDRAILKALMANARTAYAELAKQLAVSAGTIHVRVEKMKQAGIITGARVDVSARHLGYDVCCFIGIILKSAKDYPSALKKLEDLEEVVEAYYTTGHYSIFIKVMCRSIDALQQVLINKIQTIDEIQSTETLISLQNPISRTIVP
- the mioC gene encoding FMN-binding protein MioC, producing the protein MADVTLISGSTLGSAEYVAEHIAGLLEQQGFTTEILHGPEWEELSPQGLWLIITSTHGAGELPDNLQPLFEQMAADRPSLSGVKYGGIGSGSREYDTPCGAIEEGDRQMIALGAARIGEILKIDITQHEIPEDPAEEWAKKWIGLIKS